One genomic segment of Hymenobacter psoromatis includes these proteins:
- the ligA gene encoding NAD-dependent DNA ligase LigA encodes MDSQARMQALAQRLHHLNTQYYQHDISEVSDQEFDTLLAELNQLEQAHPELAQPNSPTQRVGGTITKQFATATHRYPMLSLGNTYSEDDLREFDERVQKGLEGAPYGYVCEQKFDGVAMSLAYANGDLHQGVTRGDGTHGDVVTANVRTIRTLPLHLPGNFPAEVEVRGEVFMPNQVFNDLNQEREQNGEALLANPRNAASGALKLQDSSQVAARRLRFYAYSVLTPGRHFASHSESLEAATAWGLPVSPTWRRCANLQEVLDYIHEWEQKRFTLPVNTDGIVIKVDNLRQQDQLGLTAKSPRWAIAYKYPTAAARTRLREIIYNVGRTGAVTPVALLDPVALAGTTVKRASVHNANQIALLDLRLGDMVFVEKGGEIIPKITGVDLAERPATAVPVRFPTECPACGTPLVRPEGEAHFRCPNERGCPPQLKARLEHYVSRKALNIDGLGAETVGRLFDLGLVATPADIYDLPQRRPELVGLERLGEKSIDNLLAGIEKSKTVPFERVLFGLGIRYVGETVAQKLAQHYRTIEALLAASAGELAAVPEVGGVIADSMALWSQQPENQEQVRRLQAASVQLEASGEPPQAASDRLASLTFVLSGVFENYSREQLQTLIQQHGGKITGSISKKLSYLVAGDNMGPAKREKALGFKVPIISENELLALLPVGE; translated from the coding sequence ATGGACTCGCAAGCCCGCATGCAGGCCCTCGCTCAGCGCCTGCACCACCTCAATACGCAATATTACCAGCACGATATCTCGGAGGTATCGGACCAGGAATTTGACACTTTGCTGGCCGAGCTAAACCAGCTGGAGCAGGCCCACCCCGAATTGGCGCAGCCCAACTCCCCTACCCAGCGCGTGGGTGGCACCATTACCAAGCAGTTTGCCACGGCCACGCACCGCTACCCCATGCTGAGCCTGGGCAATACGTACTCGGAAGATGACCTGCGCGAGTTTGACGAGCGCGTGCAGAAGGGCCTGGAAGGCGCACCCTACGGCTACGTATGCGAGCAAAAATTCGACGGCGTAGCCATGAGCTTGGCTTATGCAAACGGCGACCTGCACCAGGGCGTGACGCGCGGCGACGGCACCCACGGCGACGTGGTAACGGCCAACGTGCGCACCATTCGCACCCTACCTCTGCATTTGCCCGGCAACTTCCCAGCCGAGGTAGAAGTGCGCGGCGAGGTATTTATGCCCAACCAGGTTTTCAACGACCTCAACCAGGAGCGCGAGCAAAACGGCGAGGCCCTGCTGGCTAACCCGCGCAACGCCGCCAGCGGTGCGCTCAAGCTTCAGGATTCCAGCCAGGTGGCGGCGCGGCGGCTGCGCTTTTATGCGTATTCGGTGCTCACGCCGGGCCGGCACTTCGCTAGCCACAGCGAGAGCTTGGAGGCTGCCACGGCCTGGGGCCTGCCGGTATCACCCACCTGGCGGCGCTGCGCCAATTTGCAGGAAGTGCTCGACTACATCCACGAGTGGGAGCAGAAGCGCTTTACCCTGCCCGTGAATACGGATGGCATCGTGATTAAGGTCGATAACCTGCGCCAGCAGGACCAGCTGGGCCTCACGGCCAAGAGCCCGCGCTGGGCCATTGCCTACAAATACCCCACGGCGGCGGCCCGCACCCGGCTGCGCGAAATCATCTACAACGTGGGCCGCACCGGGGCCGTAACGCCCGTGGCCCTGCTCGACCCCGTGGCGCTGGCCGGCACCACCGTGAAGCGCGCCAGCGTGCACAACGCCAACCAGATAGCCCTGCTCGACCTGCGCCTCGGCGATATGGTGTTCGTGGAGAAAGGCGGCGAAATCATTCCCAAAATTACGGGTGTGGACCTGGCCGAGCGGCCCGCTACCGCCGTGCCGGTGCGCTTCCCCACCGAGTGCCCAGCCTGCGGCACGCCGCTGGTGCGCCCCGAGGGCGAGGCGCACTTCCGCTGCCCCAACGAGCGCGGCTGCCCGCCCCAGCTCAAAGCCCGGCTGGAACACTACGTGAGTCGCAAAGCGCTGAATATCGACGGCTTAGGAGCCGAAACGGTGGGCCGCCTCTTCGACCTGGGCTTGGTGGCTACCCCCGCCGATATCTACGACCTGCCCCAGCGCCGCCCCGAGCTGGTGGGCCTGGAACGCCTGGGCGAAAAGTCGATTGACAACCTACTGGCGGGAATTGAGAAGAGCAAAACCGTGCCCTTCGAGCGAGTGCTCTTCGGCCTCGGCATTCGCTACGTGGGCGAAACAGTGGCCCAGAAGCTGGCCCAGCACTACCGCACCATCGAGGCGCTCCTGGCGGCCTCGGCCGGGGAGCTGGCCGCCGTGCCCGAGGTGGGCGGCGTCATTGCCGACTCGATGGCCCTGTGGAGCCAGCAGCCCGAAAATCAGGAGCAGGTGCGTCGCCTGCAAGCCGCCAGCGTGCAGCTCGAAGCCAGCGGCGAGCCGCCGCAAGCGGCGAGCGACCGCCTGGCGAGCCTCACCTTCGTGCTCTCGGGCGTGTTCGAAAACTACAGCCGCGAGCAGCTACAAACCCTCATCCAGCAGCACGGCGGCAAAATCACGGGCTCGATTTCCAAGAAGCTGAGTTACCTCGTGGCCGGCGACAATATGGGGCCGGCCAAGCGCGAAAAAGCGCTGGGTTTCAAGGTGCCCATTATCTCGGAAAATGAGCTGCTGGCGCTGCTGCCGGTGGGCGAATAA
- a CDS encoding cytochrome c oxidase subunit 3, with the protein MLAPRDDRNTPSGTGRRAAGGSAFSRIERVPPLLMMLYVALVGITMLFVTLVAMYVSSRAQSSLPSGVHPFPRYFSLSTVVLLVSSYTLAQAPRLYRADDLPGLARCLGATLVLGCVFSGLQVQGWRELVHQGVLFTGERGGTFVYVISGLHVAHVAAGLIFLLVQLTRTLHASRDSVRALVFIRNPYHLRQLRALTTYWHFIDVLWVALFAVFLFLY; encoded by the coding sequence GTGCTAGCTCCTCGCGACGACCGTAATACTCCCTCTGGCACCGGCCGCCGCGCGGCCGGTGGCTCGGCTTTTAGCCGCATCGAGCGGGTGCCGCCGCTGCTGATGATGCTGTACGTGGCGCTCGTGGGCATCACGATGCTGTTTGTGACGCTGGTGGCCATGTATGTGTCCTCGCGGGCGCAAAGCAGCCTGCCGAGTGGCGTTCACCCGTTTCCGCGCTATTTTTCGCTGAGCACGGTGGTGCTGCTGGTATCGTCGTACACGCTGGCGCAGGCTCCCCGCCTGTACCGGGCCGACGACCTCCCCGGCCTGGCGCGCTGCCTGGGGGCTACCCTGGTGCTGGGCTGCGTGTTCAGCGGCTTGCAGGTGCAGGGCTGGCGCGAGCTGGTGCACCAGGGCGTGCTATTCACGGGCGAGCGCGGCGGCACATTCGTGTACGTGATTTCGGGGCTGCACGTGGCGCACGTAGCGGCCGGCCTCATTTTTCTGCTGGTTCAGCTGACCCGCACCCTGCACGCCAGCCGCGATTCCGTGCGCGCGCTCGTTTTTATCCGCAACCCCTACCACCTGCGCCAGCTACGTGCCTTAACCACCTACTGGCACTTTATTGACGTGCTGTGGGTAGCGCTGTTCGCAGTTTTCCTATTTTTGTATTGA
- a CDS encoding gliding motility-associated C-terminal domain-containing protein, translated as MMKTYYFRLLSWLGGGPRRARRGLVLLLLVLLSAPVARATHIVGGEMDLQYLSGNTYQLTLNLYFDAVNGNPSALDGSLTAGIFEKDTNRKLGSVLLPLISDTFVNYTNPACAVGSLSTKALVYRNTIELPPGTYGASQGYYVAVERCCRNVTISNIVAPQNAAQTFYLEFPAVVRNGQAFRDSTPRLFPALADYACLGELFTYDFGGQDPDGDSLVYDLVTPLNGHATPIVPSPVAAGAPYAEITWAPGRSQTNQIPGTPALSIGVRTGRLQVRPAMQGLFVFGVRCQEFRQGMKIGETRRDFQVQVLACPKNNPPSLALLPTPSGRVVYHAGRDTLRIVPSGPHCVRLRFTDPDPNSRLTLSLRPVDYAGALPTFTTATSGTVHLAGAPDTLVASLCFADCTNTLGKVAHLDVIVADNGCSLPKHDTVHVAFIGMPPPNAPPTLTSTAGPTLPLHVRPGQTLAFDLTGTDAEADPIVFTLAGSPGFAPDVLGATLTPQAQVGTMRPARFTWPVDCRAITDPPGQVRMLVFTATSTTPCGDKQASAPLSVPVIVDYTNVPPVLTSTLPPAGAGAEPPLIRVPLGQPYVATLAGTDADSDVLTLSASSQGFDLAAAGMRFVPTASPAGRANATFSWLPACDGVGVRDGQPQVLTVTFQLQEATCRPQPQARTVRFEVVNPDTAAFTPPNIILPTGSNQANRVFTIGSLPPDFCDTRFTGIKIFSRWGRLVYESGDRNFAWAGENSAGTYYYLLTYTTGRRYKGWVEVMQ; from the coding sequence ATGATGAAAACTTACTACTTTCGGTTGTTAAGCTGGCTGGGCGGCGGGCCGCGGCGAGCCAGGCGGGGGCTGGTGCTCCTGCTGCTAGTACTGCTGAGCGCGCCGGTGGCGCGCGCTACGCACATCGTAGGCGGCGAGATGGATTTGCAGTACCTGAGCGGCAACACCTATCAGCTCACGCTCAATCTTTACTTTGACGCGGTAAACGGCAACCCCAGCGCGCTGGACGGAAGCCTGACGGCCGGCATTTTCGAAAAAGATACCAACCGCAAGCTGGGCTCGGTGCTGCTCCCCCTCATCAGCGACACGTTTGTGAACTACACCAACCCGGCCTGCGCGGTGGGCTCGCTCAGCACTAAGGCGCTCGTGTACCGGAACACGATTGAGCTGCCGCCGGGCACCTACGGCGCGAGCCAGGGCTACTACGTGGCCGTGGAGCGCTGCTGCCGCAACGTCACCATCAGCAATATCGTGGCTCCGCAGAACGCGGCCCAGACGTTCTACCTGGAGTTTCCGGCCGTGGTGCGCAACGGGCAGGCGTTTCGGGACTCGACGCCGCGCCTGTTTCCGGCGCTGGCCGACTACGCCTGCCTGGGCGAGCTGTTTACCTACGACTTTGGCGGCCAGGACCCCGACGGCGACTCGCTGGTCTACGACCTGGTGACGCCGCTCAACGGCCACGCCACGCCCATTGTGCCCAGCCCCGTGGCGGCCGGCGCGCCTTACGCCGAAATTACCTGGGCCCCCGGCCGCAGCCAGACCAACCAGATTCCGGGCACGCCGGCCCTGAGCATTGGGGTGCGCACGGGGCGGCTTCAGGTGCGGCCCGCCATGCAGGGGCTGTTCGTATTTGGGGTGCGCTGCCAGGAATTTCGGCAAGGGATGAAGATTGGCGAGACGCGGCGCGACTTTCAGGTGCAAGTGCTGGCGTGCCCCAAAAACAACCCGCCCAGCCTGGCCTTGCTCCCCACCCCCAGCGGCCGGGTCGTGTACCATGCCGGGCGCGATACGCTGCGCATTGTGCCCAGCGGCCCGCACTGCGTGCGCCTGCGCTTCACCGACCCCGACCCCAACTCGCGGCTCACGCTCAGTCTGCGGCCGGTGGACTACGCGGGAGCCCTACCCACCTTCACCACGGCCACTTCCGGCACGGTGCACCTGGCCGGCGCGCCCGATACGCTGGTGGCCTCGCTCTGCTTCGCCGACTGCACCAACACCCTGGGCAAGGTGGCCCACCTCGACGTGATAGTGGCGGATAATGGCTGCTCCTTGCCCAAGCACGACACGGTGCACGTGGCCTTTATCGGAATGCCGCCGCCCAACGCGCCCCCGACCCTCACCAGCACGGCCGGCCCTACCCTACCCCTGCACGTGCGGCCGGGCCAGACGCTGGCCTTCGACCTGACTGGCACCGATGCCGAGGCCGACCCCATCGTGTTTACGCTGGCGGGCAGCCCCGGCTTCGCGCCCGACGTGCTGGGCGCTACCCTCACCCCGCAGGCCCAGGTGGGTACTATGCGCCCGGCCCGCTTCACGTGGCCCGTCGATTGCCGGGCCATTACTGACCCGCCGGGGCAAGTGCGGATGCTGGTGTTCACGGCCACGTCTACCACGCCCTGCGGCGATAAGCAGGCATCGGCCCCGCTGAGCGTGCCGGTTATCGTGGATTATACTAACGTGCCGCCGGTGCTCACCTCTACCCTACCCCCCGCCGGGGCCGGGGCCGAACCGCCGCTCATCCGGGTGCCGCTGGGGCAGCCCTACGTGGCTACCCTGGCCGGCACCGACGCCGATAGCGACGTGCTGACGCTAAGCGCCAGCAGCCAGGGCTTCGACCTGGCGGCGGCCGGCATGCGGTTTGTGCCGACCGCTAGTCCGGCGGGCCGCGCCAATGCCACCTTTAGCTGGCTGCCCGCCTGCGATGGGGTAGGCGTGCGCGACGGCCAGCCCCAGGTGCTCACTGTCACGTTTCAGCTGCAAGAGGCTACCTGCCGGCCCCAGCCCCAGGCGCGTACCGTGCGCTTTGAGGTGGTAAACCCCGATACGGCGGCCTTCACGCCGCCCAATATTATCCTGCCCACCGGCTCCAACCAGGCCAACCGCGTGTTCACCATTGGTAGCCTACCCCCAGATTTTTGTGATACGCGCTTTACGGGCATCAAAATCTTCTCACGCTGGGGCCGGCTGGTGTACGAGTCGGGGGACCGCAACTTTGCCTGGGCCGGCGAAAACTCGGCTGGCACCTACTATTATTTGCTTACTTACACCACCGGCCGGCGCTATAAAGGGTGGGTAGAGGTGATGCAGTAG
- a CDS encoding M1 family aminopeptidase, whose amino-acid sequence MREKSGWFRRVLVAWGLAASVAHGQAAPGMSAHHRQLMDRYDVQFYQLDLTLSNTSRAIAGSVLLRVRVGAQALDSLAFELYQAPPDSLPTAATLVIDSVVAGGRRAPGVLRRGQAATAALAAPAPAGTLLDARIYYHGTAPHGNTNAVGNAFNSADHYLRDGVNYPYHVTWSLSEPFSAHEWFPCKQVLTDKADSSAVFITTDLPNKVGSNGVLARTVRLPNNRVRYEWHEHHPIAYYLISVAVAPYVEYLTYAQPAGGPRVPIVSYVYDPESLAYYQTDIDRTAGFIENYSNLFGTYFFADEKYGHAMAPIGGGMEHQTMTTLGYFDFTLVAHELFHQWFGDNVTCASWEDIWLNEGFASYGEYLSLQAFSTPAAARAWMDDAQARAQSNVTGTVRVPDTTSVRRIFNSNLSYKKGAAVIHLLRYLCHDDARFYRVLRQYQSQFSGRTARTLDLQRLFEAELGQPLDYFFQQWYRGEGFPAFNVRWNQVGSNLFLQVAETASVPASTPFFQTEVDYALTLQDGTTQRVRVRQTQASQGFSVAVSGPVAAVAVDPDGWLPDLPGTVLPDPALVLATRPAARPALALYPNPCQDELTVNDLATPTTAEVYDATGRLVLRQALPPAQPVVRTQALTPGLYLLRLRGPAGEVLSQGRFGKE is encoded by the coding sequence ATGCGCGAAAAAAGCGGCTGGTTTAGGCGGGTGCTGGTGGCCTGGGGACTGGCCGCTTCGGTGGCCCACGGCCAGGCCGCGCCCGGCATGTCGGCGCACCACCGCCAACTGATGGACCGCTACGACGTGCAGTTTTACCAGCTCGACCTCACGCTCAGCAATACCTCGCGGGCCATCGCCGGCTCGGTGCTCCTGCGGGTGCGGGTGGGCGCGCAGGCCCTCGACTCGCTGGCCTTCGAGCTGTACCAGGCCCCGCCCGACTCGCTACCCACCGCCGCCACGCTGGTCATCGACTCGGTGGTGGCCGGGGGTAGGCGTGCGCCCGGCGTGCTGCGCCGGGGCCAGGCCGCCACCGCCGCGCTGGCCGCGCCCGCGCCGGCCGGCACGCTGCTCGATGCCCGCATCTACTACCACGGCACGGCGCCCCACGGCAACACCAACGCCGTGGGCAACGCCTTCAACAGCGCCGACCACTACCTGCGCGATGGCGTAAACTACCCCTACCACGTCACCTGGAGCCTGTCGGAGCCGTTTTCGGCCCACGAGTGGTTTCCCTGCAAGCAGGTGCTCACCGACAAGGCCGATTCTTCGGCCGTGTTCATTACCACCGACTTACCCAATAAAGTGGGCTCCAACGGCGTGCTGGCCCGCACCGTACGGCTGCCCAATAACCGGGTGCGCTACGAGTGGCACGAGCATCATCCCATCGCCTACTACCTCATTTCGGTGGCCGTGGCGCCCTACGTCGAGTACCTGACCTACGCCCAGCCCGCGGGCGGCCCGCGCGTGCCCATCGTCAGCTACGTGTATGACCCGGAGTCGCTGGCGTACTATCAGACCGACATCGACCGCACGGCGGGCTTTATCGAGAATTACTCCAACCTATTTGGGACATATTTTTTTGCCGATGAGAAGTACGGCCACGCGATGGCCCCCATCGGCGGCGGCATGGAGCACCAGACCATGACCACGCTTGGCTATTTCGACTTCACGCTGGTGGCCCACGAGCTGTTTCACCAGTGGTTTGGCGACAACGTGACCTGCGCCAGCTGGGAAGATATCTGGCTCAACGAGGGCTTCGCTTCCTACGGCGAGTATCTGTCGTTGCAGGCCTTTAGCACGCCCGCCGCCGCCCGCGCCTGGATGGACGACGCCCAGGCTCGCGCCCAGAGTAACGTGACCGGTACCGTGCGCGTGCCCGATACGACCAGCGTGCGCCGCATCTTCAACTCTAACCTGAGCTATAAAAAGGGCGCGGCCGTCATTCACCTGCTGCGCTACCTCTGCCACGACGATGCGCGCTTTTACCGCGTGCTGCGCCAGTACCAAAGTCAGTTCAGCGGCCGCACGGCCCGCACCCTCGACTTGCAGCGCTTGTTTGAGGCCGAGCTGGGGCAGCCGCTCGACTACTTTTTTCAGCAGTGGTACCGCGGCGAAGGCTTCCCGGCTTTCAATGTCCGCTGGAATCAGGTGGGTAGCAATTTATTTCTGCAGGTAGCCGAAACAGCCTCCGTGCCCGCTAGCACGCCCTTTTTCCAAACCGAAGTGGATTATGCGCTGACCTTGCAGGATGGTACTACCCAGCGCGTGCGCGTGCGCCAGACGCAGGCCAGCCAGGGCTTTAGCGTGGCCGTAAGCGGCCCCGTGGCGGCCGTGGCCGTGGACCCCGATGGCTGGCTGCCCGACCTGCCCGGCACCGTGCTGCCCGACCCCGCGCTGGTGCTAGCCACCCGCCCCGCTGCCCGCCCCGCACTGGCGCTCTACCCCAATCCGTGCCAAGATGA